The following proteins come from a genomic window of Lachnoclostridium phytofermentans ISDg:
- the purC gene encoding phosphoribosylaminoimidazolesuccinocarboxamide synthase, with protein sequence MKKLEQLYEGKAKKVYKTDVEDVLIVDYKDDATAFNGEKRGTIVGKGVINNRMSNYIMKQLEKEGVPTHYIEELSDRETAVKKVQIVPLEVIIRNVSAGSFAKKLGIEEGRKLLCPTLEFSYKDDSLGDPMINSSYAKALGLATQEEIDTISTYAYKVNEVMIKYFEGIGIELIDFKIEFGRYHDQIILADEISPDTCRLWDIKTHEKLDKDRFRRDLGNVEDAYLEVFKRLGIE encoded by the coding sequence ATGAAAAAGTTAGAACAACTTTATGAAGGTAAAGCCAAGAAAGTGTACAAAACCGACGTTGAGGATGTATTAATCGTAGATTATAAAGATGATGCAACCGCATTCAACGGTGAGAAGAGAGGAACTATTGTAGGTAAAGGCGTTATTAATAATAGAATGTCTAACTACATAATGAAACAGTTAGAAAAAGAAGGCGTGCCAACTCATTATATTGAAGAGTTAAGTGATAGAGAGACCGCTGTAAAGAAAGTTCAGATTGTTCCACTTGAAGTTATTATCCGTAACGTATCCGCAGGAAGCTTTGCGAAGAAGTTAGGAATAGAAGAGGGCCGAAAATTATTATGTCCTACTTTGGAATTTTCCTATAAAGACGATTCACTTGGTGATCCAATGATTAATTCTTCTTACGCAAAGGCACTTGGACTTGCAACACAGGAAGAGATTGATACGATTTCTACGTATGCATATAAAGTAAATGAAGTAATGATAAAGTATTTTGAAGGTATTGGCATTGAGTTGATTGATTTTAAGATTGAATTTGGTAGATATCATGATCAGATTATTCTTGCCGATGAGATTTCTCCAGATACTTGTCGCTTATGGGATATAAAGACCCATGAAAAATTAGACAAGGATCGTTTCCGCAGAGACCTTGGTAATGTAGAGGATGCTTATCTGGAAGTATTTAAAAGACTTGGAATTGAATAA
- a CDS encoding DUF1653 domain-containing protein has product MLYQIITVAKHSETGEELVIYQALYGDFKTFARPLSMFLSEVDHEKYPNVSLKYRFTPISREELSNENRQNKNMDAMSKAGAMDAQDQDVAVQQLKDDEILNHAVKGEQTKATEGLKKDELHPEANLDLMAFLDAKDCDEKLEILYSMRKSIDERTMGNIEIALDLPVNEGSIEQRIDIVKNKLHVMAKYENRRLR; this is encoded by the coding sequence ATGTTATATCAAATTATTACGGTAGCCAAGCATTCCGAAACAGGGGAAGAGCTTGTGATTTATCAAGCACTTTATGGCGATTTTAAGACATTTGCAAGGCCTCTTTCTATGTTTCTTAGCGAGGTGGATCATGAGAAATATCCTAATGTTTCGTTGAAATATCGTTTTACCCCAATCTCACGAGAAGAACTCAGTAACGAGAATAGACAGAATAAGAATATGGATGCGATGAGTAAAGCTGGAGCTATGGATGCTCAAGATCAAGATGTAGCAGTACAACAATTAAAAGATGACGAGATTTTAAATCATGCGGTTAAGGGAGAACAAACAAAAGCTACAGAAGGTTTAAAAAAGGATGAACTACACCCGGAAGCAAATCTTGATTTAATGGCATTTCTTGATGCAAAAGATTGTGATGAGAAACTTGAAATCTTATATAGCATGAGAAAGAGCATTGATGAACGGACAATGGGGAATATTGAGATTGCTCTCGATTTGCCAGTCAATGAAGGAAGTATTGAACAGCGTATTGATATAGTAAAAAATAAGTTACATGTGATGGCAAAATATGAAAATCGACGACTTAGATAA
- the nrdG gene encoding anaerobic ribonucleoside-triphosphate reductase activating protein → MNYATIKPFDVANGPGVRVSLFVSGCTHHCKGCFNEVAWDFHYGEPFTEEVIEHIITLLKPDYIAGLSLLGGEPLEFTNQLGLLPLLRRVKEMYPTKNIWCYSGYLLDADILGKMAVEHEETRELLSYLDVLVDGKFEEEKKNINLRFRGSENQRVILVKESLQSENIILWDGALNE, encoded by the coding sequence ATGAATTATGCTACTATTAAGCCATTTGACGTGGCAAACGGTCCAGGAGTAAGAGTCTCTTTGTTTGTAAGCGGTTGTACCCATCACTGTAAGGGGTGCTTTAATGAAGTTGCATGGGACTTTCATTATGGAGAGCCATTCACGGAAGAAGTGATCGAACATATTATTACCTTATTAAAACCGGATTATATTGCCGGACTATCTTTACTTGGAGGGGAACCGTTAGAATTTACGAATCAGCTTGGGCTTCTTCCATTATTACGAAGAGTAAAAGAAATGTATCCAACAAAAAATATCTGGTGCTATAGCGGATATCTTTTAGATGCCGATATATTAGGTAAGATGGCTGTGGAACATGAAGAGACCAGAGAGTTGTTATCTTACCTTGATGTGTTGGTGGATGGAAAATTTGAGGAAGAAAAGAAAAATATCAATCTTCGTTTCCGAGGTTCTGAAAACCAAAGAGTTATTTTGGTGAAAGAATCGCTTCAGTCAGAAAATATTATTTTGTGGGATGGAGCCTTGAATGAATAA
- a CDS encoding MerR family transcriptional regulator, with translation MEELKTITQVTKAFGVSTRMLRYYEQIGLLQSQRMDGYSYRVYSEESCLRLNQIIILRKLRIPLKQIGILLNDSNTAHAIEVFLENIHELDEEIDSLSTIRNILKRFVDELRSKSGVNLKSDLLNDITLLSMISPLSLSKINFKEENTMEDLNKASEQLSKLRDRDVRIVYLPPATVATYQYEGDEPEMHVNQVIDQFVRDNDLIHKKTDLRHFGFNSPCPVDGTEYHGYEMWITVPDDIVIPEPLTKKHFEGGLYAAYMIPFGAFEEWGRLNEWVQNSSLYEYNGNWDSNNMFGWLEEHLNYINHVMLENSEPEGLQLDLLIPIKERNSELSSK, from the coding sequence ATGGAAGAACTTAAAACAATTACACAAGTAACAAAAGCATTTGGCGTTTCGACAAGGATGCTTCGCTACTATGAACAAATAGGATTATTGCAAAGTCAGCGTATGGACGGCTATTCCTATAGAGTATACAGCGAAGAATCCTGTCTACGGCTTAATCAGATTATCATTTTACGCAAATTGCGCATACCTCTAAAGCAAATAGGTATATTACTTAATGATAGTAATACAGCGCATGCCATCGAGGTGTTCCTAGAAAATATCCATGAGCTGGATGAAGAAATCGATTCTTTATCAACGATTCGGAATATTCTTAAAAGATTTGTGGATGAACTGCGTTCTAAATCCGGAGTTAATTTAAAATCTGATTTACTGAATGATATTACCTTGCTGTCAATGATTTCTCCTCTCTCTTTATCAAAGATTAATTTTAAGGAGGAAAACACAATGGAAGATTTAAACAAAGCAAGTGAGCAATTAAGCAAACTAAGAGACCGAGATGTACGAATCGTATATCTTCCGCCTGCAACTGTAGCAACTTATCAGTATGAAGGTGATGAACCTGAAATGCATGTCAATCAGGTAATTGATCAGTTTGTACGAGACAATGATTTAATACATAAAAAAACTGACTTAAGACATTTTGGATTTAATTCCCCATGTCCTGTGGATGGAACCGAATATCATGGTTATGAGATGTGGATTACTGTCCCTGATGACATAGTAATTCCTGAACCACTGACTAAAAAGCACTTTGAAGGCGGTTTATATGCTGCGTATATGATTCCTTTCGGAGCATTTGAGGAATGGGGACGCTTAAATGAATGGGTACAAAACAGCAGCTTATATGAGTACAATGGAAATTGGGACTCTAATAATATGTTTGGCTGGCTTGAAGAGCATTTGAATTACATAAATCATGTTATGTTAGAAAATTCCGAGCCGGAAGGCTTACAGCTCGATTTGTTAATACCTATTAAGGAAAGAAACTCTGAGTTAAGTTCTAAATAA
- the nrdD gene encoding anaerobic ribonucleoside-triphosphate reductase, protein MKVVKRDGRVTDYDRNKILVAIRKANDEVDPKEKITEDKIEAIILGIEHLKKDTMYVEEIQDMIEQKLMAERKFVLAKTYIIYRFRRELVRKANTTDESIMSLIRHSNEDVMEENSNKNAVIASTQRDLIAGEVSKDLTKRLLLPEKITKAHEEGILHFHDADYFLQSIFNCCLINIKDMLENGTVMNAKLIESPKSFQVACTVMTQIISAVASSQYGGQSVDIRHLGKYLRHSMDKYRKRYESLFNGEASEEVIEKFVQERVQDELRSGVQTIQYQINTLMTTNGQSPFVTLFLNLDKDDEYIEENAMIIEEILRQRLEGIKNEKGVYITPAFPKLIYVLDEHNCLKGGKYDYITKLAVKCSAKRLYPDYISAKKMRENYEGNVFSCMGCRSFLSPWKDENGDYKFEGRFNQGVVSLNLPQIGIIANGDEEIFWQLLEERLALCFEALMCRHRALEGTISDVSPIHWQYGAIARLKKGETIDKLLHNGYSTISLGYIGLYEVTKLMKGVSHTQKEGTEFALRIMNRLKDAADTWKKETGIGFGLYGTPAESLCYRFARIDKERFGDIKDITDKGYYTNSYHVDVREDIDAFSKFTFESQFQVISSGGAISYIEVPNMRHNLEALEEIVKFIYDNIQYAEFNTKSDYCHVCGFDGEIKINEDFEWECPNCGNKDHAKMNVTRRTCGYLGENFWNKGKTKEINARVLHI, encoded by the coding sequence ATGAAGGTAGTTAAGCGTGATGGTAGGGTAACGGATTATGACAGAAATAAGATTTTAGTTGCAATTCGCAAAGCAAACGATGAGGTGGATCCTAAAGAAAAGATCACCGAGGACAAGATTGAAGCGATTATTCTAGGGATTGAACATCTTAAGAAGGATACGATGTATGTTGAAGAAATTCAAGATATGATTGAGCAAAAATTAATGGCAGAGCGTAAGTTTGTATTAGCAAAAACCTACATTATCTATCGTTTTCGCAGAGAGTTAGTAAGAAAAGCGAATACGACAGACGAGTCCATCATGAGTTTAATCAGACATAGTAATGAAGATGTTATGGAGGAAAACTCGAATAAAAATGCTGTCATTGCCTCCACACAACGTGACTTAATCGCAGGTGAGGTATCGAAGGATTTAACAAAACGTTTGTTATTACCAGAAAAGATTACAAAAGCTCATGAGGAAGGGATCCTACATTTTCATGATGCGGATTATTTCCTTCAGTCCATATTTAACTGCTGTTTGATTAATATAAAGGATATGCTTGAAAATGGTACGGTAATGAATGCAAAGCTGATTGAATCTCCAAAGAGTTTTCAGGTTGCTTGTACCGTTATGACACAAATTATTTCTGCTGTAGCAAGTAGTCAGTATGGTGGACAGTCTGTAGACATTCGTCATTTAGGAAAGTATCTTCGCCACAGTATGGACAAATATAGAAAGCGCTATGAATCTTTATTTAATGGAGAAGCTAGTGAAGAAGTAATTGAGAAATTTGTACAAGAAAGAGTACAGGATGAACTTCGTTCCGGTGTTCAGACAATTCAGTATCAGATTAATACTTTGATGACCACAAATGGCCAGTCTCCATTTGTTACGCTATTCTTAAACCTTGATAAAGATGATGAGTATATTGAAGAAAATGCAATGATTATAGAAGAAATTCTTCGTCAGCGTTTAGAAGGAATTAAGAATGAAAAGGGAGTTTATATTACTCCTGCTTTCCCAAAGTTAATCTATGTACTGGATGAACATAACTGTTTAAAAGGCGGTAAATACGACTATATTACAAAGCTTGCTGTAAAATGCTCCGCAAAGCGTCTCTATCCAGACTATATCTCCGCTAAGAAAATGCGTGAGAATTACGAAGGAAATGTATTCTCTTGTATGGGATGCCGTAGTTTCTTATCTCCATGGAAGGATGAAAATGGAGATTATAAATTCGAAGGACGTTTTAATCAAGGTGTAGTTAGCTTAAATCTACCTCAGATTGGTATTATTGCAAATGGTGATGAGGAAATATTCTGGCAGCTTTTAGAGGAACGTTTAGCACTTTGTTTTGAAGCACTTATGTGCAGACATAGAGCATTAGAAGGTACGATCTCTGATGTTAGCCCAATCCATTGGCAGTATGGTGCGATCGCTAGACTGAAAAAGGGAGAGACTATCGATAAGTTGTTGCATAACGGTTATTCTACCATTTCTTTAGGATATATTGGCTTATATGAAGTAACGAAGCTTATGAAAGGGGTAAGCCATACACAGAAGGAAGGAACCGAATTTGCACTTCGTATTATGAATCGCCTCAAAGATGCAGCGGATACCTGGAAGAAAGAAACCGGAATAGGTTTTGGATTATATGGAACACCTGCAGAATCTCTTTGCTATCGTTTTGCAAGAATTGATAAAGAGCGTTTTGGTGACATTAAGGACATTACAGACAAAGGTTATTATACAAACTCCTATCATGTGGATGTACGTGAAGATATCGATGCATTTAGCAAATTCACTTTCGAGAGCCAGTTTCAGGTAATCTCCAGCGGCGGTGCAATTTCTTATATAGAAGTTCCAAATATGCGCCACAACCTGGAAGCATTAGAAGAAATAGTGAAATTTATCTATGATAACATTCAATATGCAGAATTTAATACAAAATCAGATTATTGCCATGTTTGTGGTTTTGATGGTGAGATTAAAATTAATGAGGATTTTGAATGGGAGTGCCCAAATTGCGGAAATAAAGACCATGCAAAGATGAATGTAACTCGTAGAACCTGTGGTTATTTAGGGGAAAATTTCTGGAATAAGGGAAAAACAAAAGAAATTAATGCGAGAGTACTTCATATTTAA
- the nspC gene encoding carboxynorspermidine decarboxylase, protein MKEIDFSQIPTPSYVVEERLLKRNLSLLKSIMDQTGCKILLAQKAFSMFYYYPLIGSYLAGTTASSLFEARLGKEEMGGEVHIFNPAYQESEMEQIISLCDHIVFNTPKQWLKYKEVIQKSGKKVSCGLRVNPQYSEIEVDLYNPCAKGSRLGTILDNIQEEDLEGLEGLHFHTMCEQNSDVLVRTLKVVEEKFSFLLKKMKWINFGGGHHITREDYDVESLISSILHMKETYGIEVYLEPGEAIGLNTGYLVTKVLDVCGEHGECAILDTSAECHMPDVLEMPYRPEIIGAGKAGEKAYTYRLGGPTCLAGDVVGEYSFDEPLKEGDILVFCDMSHYSMVKNNTFNGINLPSIVAYTEKEGIVIVKQFGYEDFKMRLS, encoded by the coding sequence ATGAAAGAGATCGACTTTAGTCAAATTCCAACCCCCTCCTATGTTGTAGAGGAGCGATTACTAAAACGAAACTTATCCTTATTAAAAAGTATTATGGACCAAACTGGTTGTAAAATACTATTAGCACAAAAGGCATTTTCCATGTTTTATTATTATCCGTTGATTGGATCTTACCTAGCAGGTACTACAGCTAGTTCTTTATTTGAAGCAAGGCTTGGGAAAGAAGAAATGGGAGGAGAAGTGCATATCTTTAATCCTGCCTATCAAGAATCTGAGATGGAGCAAATCATCTCTCTGTGTGATCATATTGTATTTAATACACCGAAACAATGGCTTAAATATAAAGAAGTAATACAAAAATCAGGAAAAAAGGTAAGCTGTGGATTAAGAGTGAATCCACAATACTCAGAAATCGAGGTAGATTTATATAATCCTTGTGCAAAGGGTTCAAGATTAGGTACAATCCTTGATAATATACAGGAAGAGGATTTAGAAGGATTGGAAGGATTGCATTTTCATACCATGTGTGAGCAAAATTCAGATGTCCTAGTTCGAACCTTAAAAGTCGTGGAAGAAAAGTTTAGCTTCCTATTAAAAAAGATGAAGTGGATAAACTTTGGTGGAGGGCATCATATCACAAGAGAAGATTACGATGTGGAGAGTCTGATTTCTTCTATACTTCATATGAAAGAGACTTATGGAATAGAAGTCTATCTAGAACCTGGAGAAGCAATTGGCTTAAATACGGGATACCTGGTTACTAAGGTATTAGATGTTTGTGGTGAGCATGGAGAATGCGCCATATTAGATACTTCTGCTGAATGTCATATGCCTGACGTTCTTGAAATGCCATATCGCCCAGAAATTATAGGAGCTGGTAAAGCCGGAGAAAAAGCTTATACTTATCGCCTTGGGGGACCTACCTGTCTGGCAGGGGATGTTGTGGGAGAGTATTCTTTTGATGAGCCATTAAAAGAAGGGGATATATTAGTCTTCTGCGATATGTCTCATTACAGCATGGTGAAAAATAATACCTTTAACGGAATCAACCTACCTTCTATCGTTGCATACACAGAAAAAGAAGGAATTGTAATTGTCAAACAATTTGGCTATGAAGACTTTAAAATGAGGTTATCATAA
- a CDS encoding saccharopine dehydrogenase family protein gives MSRALIIGAGGVASVVVNKCCQNSDVFTDICIASRTKSKCDALKNKLDGGKTKITTAQVDADNVPELVALINEYKPDIVINVALPYQDLTIMDACLETKTDYLDTANYEPLDTAKFEYKWQWDYRERFEKAGITAVLGCGFDPGVTGVFSAYAMKHYFDEIHEIDILDCNGGDHGYPFATNFNPEINIREVSANGSYWENGNWVETEPMEIKRVYDFEEVGQKDMYLLHHEELESLAINIKGIKRIRFFMTFGESYLRHLKCLENVGMTSIEPIEFEGKQIVPLQFLKAVLPDPATLGPRTVGKTNIGCIYKGVKDGKEVTYYVYNVCDHQECYKEVGSQAISYTTGVPAMIGAAMVLTGKWKKPGVFNVEEFNPDPFMEELNRFGLPWKENFKPVLVD, from the coding sequence ATGAGTAGAGCATTAATTATCGGCGCCGGAGGCGTAGCAAGTGTTGTTGTAAACAAGTGTTGTCAAAATTCTGATGTGTTTACAGATATCTGTATTGCAAGCAGAACAAAATCTAAATGTGATGCCCTTAAGAATAAGTTAGATGGCGGTAAAACCAAAATTACAACTGCACAAGTAGATGCAGATAACGTACCTGAGCTTGTCGCATTAATTAATGAGTACAAGCCTGATATTGTAATCAATGTTGCACTTCCATATCAGGATTTAACTATTATGGATGCTTGTCTAGAGACGAAGACAGATTATCTAGATACTGCAAATTATGAACCTTTAGATACAGCAAAATTTGAATATAAGTGGCAGTGGGATTACCGCGAACGTTTTGAAAAGGCTGGTATCACAGCAGTTCTTGGATGTGGTTTTGACCCAGGTGTCACAGGTGTTTTCTCTGCCTATGCAATGAAGCATTATTTTGATGAAATTCATGAAATAGATATTTTAGATTGTAATGGTGGTGACCATGGTTACCCATTTGCTACAAACTTTAATCCTGAGATTAACATCCGTGAAGTTTCTGCAAACGGAAGCTATTGGGAGAATGGTAACTGGGTAGAGACTGAGCCGATGGAAATTAAGAGAGTATATGATTTCGAAGAAGTTGGACAAAAAGATATGTATCTTCTTCATCATGAGGAGTTAGAATCCCTAGCAATTAATATCAAGGGGATTAAGCGTATCCGCTTCTTTATGACATTTGGAGAGAGTTATTTAAGACATCTTAAGTGTCTAGAAAATGTCGGTATGACTTCGATTGAACCAATTGAATTTGAAGGAAAGCAAATCGTACCGCTTCAGTTCTTAAAAGCAGTATTACCTGATCCAGCAACACTAGGACCACGTACGGTAGGTAAAACAAATATTGGCTGTATTTATAAGGGCGTTAAGGATGGAAAAGAAGTTACTTATTATGTATATAATGTATGTGACCATCAGGAATGTTACAAAGAAGTGGGCTCCCAGGCAATTTCGTATACCACCGGGGTTCCTGCAATGATTGGTGCAGCGATGGTACTAACAGGTAAGTGGAAGAAACCAGGCGTATTTAATGTAGAAGAGTTTAATCCAGATCCTTTTATGGAGGAATTAAACCGCTTTGGGCTTCCTTGGAAAGAGAATTTTAAACCTGTATTAGTAGATTAA
- the speB gene encoding agmatinase gives MNKNIHTFLGCDANYEESEMVLFGAPYDGTTSYRPGTRFASAAIRNESYGIETFSPYQEKDLTDYQIFDGGDLELPFGDPVRPLSLIEEFTANVLKDGKFPLMIGGEHLVTLGAMRTVVKQYPDVHIIHFDAHADLREDYLGVKLSHATVMRRCHELVGDNKIYQFGIRSGDREEFLFGNEHVTTCRFDFHTLDAVVEELERKQVPVYLTVDLDVLDPSVFPGTGTPEAGGATFTQLFDALQKVTRLKVVAADMNELSPIYDQSGASTALACKLLREMMLMLMK, from the coding sequence ATGAATAAAAACATACATACCTTTTTAGGTTGTGATGCTAACTATGAAGAAAGCGAGATGGTATTGTTTGGAGCTCCGTATGATGGTACCACCTCTTATCGTCCCGGTACAAGATTTGCAAGTGCTGCAATTCGAAATGAGAGTTATGGAATAGAAACCTTTAGCCCATATCAAGAGAAAGATTTGACGGATTATCAGATCTTTGATGGGGGAGATTTAGAACTTCCTTTTGGTGATCCAGTCAGACCACTTTCTTTGATAGAGGAGTTTACTGCTAATGTTTTAAAGGACGGAAAGTTTCCACTTATGATTGGAGGAGAGCACTTAGTAACTTTAGGGGCGATGCGGACAGTTGTAAAACAGTATCCAGATGTGCATATCATACATTTTGATGCTCATGCAGATTTAAGAGAGGATTATCTTGGAGTAAAACTGTCTCATGCAACGGTTATGAGAAGATGTCATGAGTTAGTGGGGGATAACAAAATCTATCAGTTTGGAATCCGAAGTGGAGATAGGGAAGAGTTTTTATTCGGAAATGAACACGTTACTACCTGTAGATTTGATTTTCACACCTTGGATGCTGTGGTTGAGGAATTGGAAAGAAAGCAAGTTCCGGTCTATCTTACGGTAGATTTGGATGTACTTGATCCATCGGTATTTCCAGGAACGGGTACACCAGAAGCTGGCGGTGCTACTTTTACTCAATTATTTGATGCCTTGCAAAAGGTTACAAGATTGAAGGTGGTAGCAGCAGATATGAATGAGCTTTCACCAATATATGACCAAAGTGGAGCTTCCACAGCTTTGGCGTGTAAGCTACTTCGAGAGATGATGCTAATGTTGATGAAATAA
- the speE gene encoding polyamine aminopropyltransferase — MELWYTDQHTKDVRFSIKMKEQLVSVESEFQRIDIIETYEYGRVLVLDGEMMITEKDEFIYHEMITHVPMAVHPNIRNVLVIGAGDGGTIRELTKYDTIEHIDMVEVDKEIVQVCREYMPFTACKLNDKRVSMHFEEGLRFVRGKQDEYDLIIVDCADPFGPAEGLFTREFYGNCYKALHDDGILINQHESPFYNEHSGSVQKAHRHITAVFPLSTVYQCHIPSYPSGHWLFGFASKKYDPIKDLNDKKWNELKLPVRYYNTDLHKGCFYLPNYVKELLGSYE, encoded by the coding sequence ATGGAACTTTGGTATACAGATCAACACACAAAAGACGTACGCTTTTCTATCAAAATGAAAGAGCAGCTAGTTAGTGTAGAAAGTGAGTTTCAACGGATCGACATCATCGAAACCTACGAATACGGACGTGTACTTGTATTAGATGGGGAAATGATGATAACGGAAAAGGATGAATTTATCTATCATGAGATGATAACGCATGTTCCTATGGCAGTTCATCCGAATATCCGTAATGTCCTTGTGATTGGAGCAGGAGATGGTGGAACGATTCGGGAGCTAACAAAATACGATACGATAGAGCATATCGATATGGTGGAAGTTGACAAAGAAATTGTACAAGTTTGTAGAGAATATATGCCTTTTACGGCTTGTAAGTTAAATGATAAAAGAGTATCGATGCATTTTGAAGAAGGATTACGTTTTGTCCGTGGAAAACAAGATGAATACGATTTGATTATAGTTGATTGTGCTGATCCATTCGGACCAGCAGAAGGTTTATTTACAAGAGAATTTTACGGAAACTGTTATAAGGCACTTCATGATGACGGAATCTTAATCAATCAGCACGAAAGCCCATTTTACAATGAGCATTCCGGAAGTGTACAAAAAGCACATCGTCATATTACAGCTGTATTTCCGTTAAGCACAGTGTATCAATGTCATATCCCTTCCTACCCATCTGGACACTGGTTGTTTGGATTTGCATCAAAGAAATATGACCCGATTAAGGACTTAAACGACAAGAAATGGAACGAGCTTAAACTACCTGTTCGATATTACAATACCGATTTGCACAAAGGATGTTTCTATCTACCAAATTACGTAAAGGAGTTGTTAGGCAGCTATGAATAA
- a CDS encoding aminotransferase class I/II-fold pyridoxal phosphate-dependent enzyme produces MKTLTQEDTPIHRALEEQRLNRLAHFDVPGHKGGRGNKELKHFLGDTTLSLDMNSMKPLDNLCHPVSVIKEAQELTAEAFGADEAFFIVNGTTQAVQAMIMAVCKSGDKVIMPRNVHRSAINALVVCGAIPVYINPGTNKELGIPLGMSVEDVKQAIIENPDAKAVLVNNPTYYGICSNLKEIVKIAHEHGMLVLADEAHGTHFYFHDALPISAMEAGADMSAVSMHKTGGSLTQSSILLTRNTVNADYVRQVINLTQTTSGSYLLLSSLDIARKNLSLNGKSMFDKTIEFATYAREEINKLGGYYAFGEELINGDTVYAFDITKLSIHTRNIGLAGIEVYDLLRDDYGIQIEFGDIGNILAIISSGDRNLEIERLISALSEIKRLHKKDMAGMFDHEYINPQIVMGPQEAFYSNKRSMPINESKGQICGEFVMCYPPGIPILAPGERITEDILNYIAYAKEKGCFMTGTQDMKIENINVVE; encoded by the coding sequence ATGAAGACACTAACTCAAGAGGATACCCCTATCCATAGAGCTTTAGAGGAGCAAAGACTGAATCGATTGGCGCATTTTGATGTGCCTGGCCATAAAGGAGGCCGTGGAAATAAAGAGTTAAAACATTTTTTAGGAGACACAACATTAAGTCTTGATATGAATTCTATGAAGCCACTAGACAATCTCTGTCATCCGGTTTCTGTCATAAAAGAGGCACAAGAGTTAACTGCGGAAGCATTCGGTGCAGATGAAGCGTTTTTTATTGTTAATGGTACCACCCAGGCAGTTCAAGCCATGATTATGGCTGTGTGTAAAAGTGGAGATAAAGTTATTATGCCAAGAAACGTACACCGAAGTGCAATTAATGCTTTAGTAGTATGTGGGGCAATTCCGGTTTATATTAATCCGGGAACAAATAAAGAGCTTGGAATTCCTCTTGGTATGTCAGTGGAAGATGTAAAACAGGCAATCATTGAAAATCCAGATGCGAAGGCAGTTCTTGTAAATAACCCAACATACTATGGAATCTGCTCGAATTTAAAAGAAATTGTTAAAATAGCGCATGAACATGGCATGCTTGTGCTTGCCGATGAAGCTCACGGAACACATTTTTATTTCCATGATGCACTACCGATTTCAGCTATGGAAGCGGGGGCTGATATGTCAGCGGTAAGTATGCATAAAACAGGTGGTTCCTTAACGCAGAGTTCTATTTTACTAACAAGAAATACAGTGAATGCTGACTATGTGCGTCAGGTTATTAACCTTACACAGACCACGAGTGGTTCTTACCTACTTCTTTCATCCCTAGATATTGCAAGAAAGAATCTTAGTTTAAACGGTAAGAGCATGTTTGATAAAACGATAGAATTTGCAACTTATGCTCGAGAAGAAATCAATAAACTTGGAGGCTACTATGCCTTTGGTGAAGAACTTATTAACGGGGATACCGTATATGCATTTGACATAACCAAGCTTTCAATCCATACACGAAATATCGGATTAGCAGGAATTGAAGTTTATGATTTGCTAAGAGATGATTATGGAATTCAAATTGAATTTGGTGATATTGGAAATATCCTTGCTATTATATCTTCAGGGGATCGAAATCTTGAGATAGAGCGCCTTATTTCCGCACTTTCAGAGATAAAAAGGCTCCATAAGAAGGATATGGCAGGAATGTTTGACCATGAATATATAAATCCACAAATTGTGATGGGACCGCAGGAAGCCTTTTATAGCAATAAGCGTTCTATGCCAATTAATGAAAGCAAGGGACAGATATGTGGAGAATTTGTAATGTGTTATCCACCTGGGATACCAATTCTTGCTCCAGGAGAGCGCATAACAGAAGATATTTTAAATTACATCGCATATGCAAAGGAAAAAGGATGCTTCATGACTGGTACTCAGGATATGAAGATTGAAAATATCAATGTAGTTGAGTAA